The following are encoded together in the Gordonia insulae genome:
- a CDS encoding ABC transporter permease: MVGYVAGKVGRAVFVAWAAFTVTFVLLFVLPADPVDLLFDPATINTIPPEVKEQVSDNYGFNQPVVLQYFSRLWQALQGDFGNSVQSGKSVTTSIGEVVPHTLVLAFGALFLAIIIAFVIAVVATSTRNQWLRGFVEALPTAAVSVPVFLSGILLLQLFAFRLGWFPAFGDDGWRSLVLPLVALAIPVAGPIAQLLVRSFGTELQSGYVTTSRAKGADRTQIFTRDVFRNASLPALTIAGVTFGNLIAGSVITETVFARTGVGRLTQSAISTLDVPLVQGLVVFVAVTFAVINLAVDLVYPLLDPRLRAVAASTGGRA, encoded by the coding sequence GTGGTCGGTTACGTCGCGGGGAAGGTGGGCCGGGCGGTGTTCGTCGCCTGGGCCGCCTTCACCGTCACCTTCGTCCTGCTGTTCGTGCTGCCCGCCGACCCGGTGGACCTGCTCTTCGACCCGGCCACCATCAACACGATCCCACCGGAGGTCAAGGAACAGGTCAGCGACAACTACGGATTCAATCAACCGGTTGTCCTGCAGTACTTCTCACGACTGTGGCAGGCCCTTCAGGGTGATTTCGGCAATTCGGTGCAATCCGGGAAGTCGGTGACCACCTCGATCGGCGAGGTGGTGCCGCACACCCTGGTCCTCGCATTCGGTGCACTGTTCCTCGCCATCATCATCGCCTTCGTGATCGCGGTCGTGGCCACGTCGACCCGGAACCAGTGGTTGCGCGGATTCGTCGAGGCCCTGCCCACCGCGGCGGTGTCGGTACCGGTGTTCCTGTCGGGCATTCTGCTGTTGCAGCTCTTCGCCTTCCGGCTCGGCTGGTTCCCCGCGTTCGGCGACGACGGATGGCGCAGCCTGGTGCTCCCGCTCGTGGCCCTGGCGATCCCGGTTGCCGGGCCGATCGCGCAATTGCTGGTGCGCAGCTTCGGCACCGAGCTGCAGTCCGGTTATGTCACGACCAGCAGGGCCAAGGGCGCCGACCGCACCCAGATCTTCACCCGTGACGTCTTCCGCAACGCCAGTCTGCCCGCGCTCACCATCGCCGGCGTCACGTTCGGCAATCTGATCGCCGGTTCCGTGATCACCGAGACGGTGTTCGCGCGGACCGGCGTCGGACGGCTCACGCAATCGGCGATCAGCACGCTCGACGTGCCGCTGGTCCAAGGTCTGGTGGTCTTCGTCGCGGTGACCTTCGCGGTCATCAATCTGGCTGTGGACCTGGTGTATCCGCTGCTCGACCCGCGACTGCGGGCCGTGGCCGCATCGACCGGCGGAAGGGCGTGA
- a CDS encoding ABC transporter permease, with the protein MTSIDVGAVRGLRSGDRTAAAARQRVVAFVRKPVLVAAWVIVLIAVGWALVPGLFTQFSPYDGNPDASFLGPSAEHWFGTDRLGRDLYARSVYGARTTIAATLLAVLIAFGAGTVLGLIAGFRGGFVDTAVMRLSDVSLAIPSLLLAMVMVSVLGYSTYNIALAVGISSIAAFARVMRAEVMTVSSRDYVRAAEGLGVGRIAIVVTHVVPNAVSSVLALAALEIGTAILAVAGLGFLGYGAPPPEPEWGVLVAEGRDYISQYPWVSVMPGIALAVVVIATHRISVSFRKGHGS; encoded by the coding sequence ATGACGTCGATCGATGTCGGTGCTGTCCGGGGCCTGCGCAGCGGTGACCGCACCGCAGCGGCGGCTCGTCAGCGGGTGGTGGCGTTCGTCCGCAAGCCGGTCCTCGTGGCGGCCTGGGTGATCGTGCTGATCGCCGTCGGCTGGGCACTCGTGCCCGGACTCTTCACCCAGTTCAGTCCGTACGACGGCAACCCGGACGCGAGCTTCCTGGGTCCGAGCGCCGAACACTGGTTCGGCACCGACCGGCTGGGCCGGGACCTGTACGCGCGCAGCGTCTATGGCGCGCGAACCACCATCGCCGCGACCCTGCTCGCGGTGCTGATCGCCTTCGGGGCCGGTACCGTTCTCGGTCTCATCGCCGGTTTCCGCGGTGGGTTCGTCGACACCGCGGTGATGCGTCTGTCCGACGTCTCACTCGCGATCCCCAGTCTGCTGCTGGCCATGGTCATGGTCTCGGTGCTGGGCTATTCGACCTACAACATCGCGCTGGCCGTCGGTATCTCGTCGATCGCGGCGTTCGCGCGGGTCATGCGTGCCGAGGTGATGACCGTCTCCTCGCGGGACTACGTGCGGGCTGCCGAAGGCCTGGGCGTGGGGCGGATCGCCATCGTCGTCACACATGTCGTCCCCAACGCGGTGAGCTCCGTGCTGGCGCTGGCGGCGCTCGAGATCGGTACCGCGATCCTGGCCGTCGCCGGCCTCGGCTTCCTCGGGTACGGCGCGCCGCCACCGGAACCCGAATGGGGAGTGCTCGTCGCGGAGGGACGCGACTACATCTCGCAGTATCCGTGGGTGTCGGTCATGCCCGGCATCGCACTCGCGGTCGTGGTGATCGCCACCCACCGGATCAGTGTCTCCTTCAGAAAGGGCCATGGCTCATGA